One window of Aquipuribacter hungaricus genomic DNA carries:
- a CDS encoding DNA glycosylase AlkZ-like family protein: protein LLPVLVRGWGPGGTPLPAWRHATATVPRALPDRPGTLLAPFDPLVWHRPRTERLFGFRYRLEIYVPAARRVHGYYVLPFLHRGRLVARVDLKADRARRVLLVRSAWGEPHHDGDDVLALALELADLGAWLGCEQVEVEPAGDLSAALAQAVGTAARG from the coding sequence CCTGCTGCCGGTGCTGGTGCGCGGCTGGGGCCCGGGCGGGACGCCCCTGCCCGCGTGGCGGCACGCGACGGCCACCGTGCCGCGGGCGCTGCCGGACCGGCCGGGCACCCTGCTCGCCCCGTTCGACCCGCTGGTGTGGCACCGGCCGCGCACCGAGCGACTGTTCGGCTTCCGGTACCGGCTGGAGATCTACGTGCCGGCCGCCCGCCGGGTCCACGGCTACTACGTGCTGCCGTTCCTGCACCGCGGCCGCCTGGTGGCCCGGGTGGACCTCAAGGCCGACCGCGCGCGGCGGGTGCTGCTGGTCCGCTCGGCGTGGGGCGAGCCGCACCACGACGGCGACGACGTGCTCGCCCTGGCCCTGGAGCTGGCGGACCTCGGCGCCTGGCTGGGCTGCGAGCAGGTCGAGGTCGAGCCCGCCGGCGACCTGTCCGCCGCGCTCGCCCAGGCGGTCGGCACTGCCGCGAGGGGGTGA